The following are encoded together in the Raineyella sp. LH-20 genome:
- the cobO gene encoding cob(I)yrinic acid a,c-diamide adenosyltransferase: MQGKPLTVPEDGLTTKQRRNRPLVVVHTGPGKGKSTAAFGLALRGWNQGWDIGVFQFVKSAKWRIGEQTALEALATVHETTGQGGPIEWHKMGSGWSWSRKEGSAEDHALAAQEGWAEIKRRLADERHTLYVLDEFTYPMTWGWIDPVDVAETLRARPGTQHVVITGRDCAPEVLEVADLVTEMTKVKHPFDTGQKGQKGIEW, from the coding sequence ATGCAGGGCAAGCCACTGACCGTGCCCGAGGACGGGCTGACCACCAAGCAGCGCCGCAACCGGCCGCTGGTGGTCGTGCACACCGGCCCCGGCAAGGGCAAGTCCACCGCCGCGTTCGGGCTGGCCCTGCGCGGCTGGAACCAGGGGTGGGACATCGGTGTCTTCCAGTTCGTGAAGTCCGCGAAATGGCGGATCGGCGAGCAGACCGCCCTCGAAGCCTTGGCCACCGTGCACGAGACCACCGGCCAGGGCGGCCCGATCGAGTGGCACAAGATGGGCTCGGGCTGGTCCTGGTCGCGCAAGGAGGGCTCCGCGGAGGATCATGCGCTGGCCGCTCAGGAGGGCTGGGCGGAGATCAAGCGCCGCCTCGCCGACGAGCGCCACACGCTCTACGTGCTCGACGAGTTCACCTATCCGATGACCTGGGGGTGGATCGACCCGGTCGACGTCGCGGAGACGCTGCGGGCCCGCCCCGGCACCCAGCACGTGGTGATCACCGGCCGCGACTGCGCCCCGGAGGTGCTCGAGGTCGCCGACCTGGTGACCGAGATGACCAAGGTCAAACACCCCTTCGACACCGGCCAGAAGGGCCAGAAGGGCATCGAATGGTGA
- the cobA gene encoding uroporphyrinogen-III C-methyltransferase, with translation MVLGPRPDRADPAAPRPAPEPGTGRVTLVGGGPGDPGLITVAGLQALRQADVVVTDRLAPQECLAEIPAHAEVIDVAKIPRGEQTSQETINALLIDRARRGAHVVRFKGGDPYVFGRGGEEVVALTEAGVPVTVIPGVTSSIAAPELAGIPVTHRGLSQGFTVVSGHVAPGDPRSGVDWAALARSGTTLVILMGVHTLRRICTRLLADGMDPALPAATIADAGLAGQRVVRSTLAALPDAVEAAGIGSPAVTVIGAVAGGELPGTSALAERGLVR, from the coding sequence CTGGTTCTCGGTCCGCGCCCGGACCGGGCCGACCCGGCCGCCCCCCGCCCCGCCCCCGAGCCCGGCACCGGACGGGTCACCCTGGTCGGCGGCGGACCCGGCGATCCCGGGCTGATCACCGTCGCCGGGCTGCAGGCACTGCGCCAGGCCGACGTCGTGGTGACCGACCGGCTCGCCCCGCAGGAGTGCCTGGCCGAGATCCCCGCCCACGCCGAGGTGATCGACGTGGCGAAGATCCCGCGCGGCGAGCAGACCTCCCAGGAGACGATCAACGCCCTGCTGATCGACCGTGCCCGCCGCGGCGCGCACGTCGTCCGGTTCAAAGGCGGCGACCCGTACGTCTTCGGCCGTGGCGGCGAGGAGGTGGTCGCCCTCACCGAGGCCGGTGTCCCGGTGACCGTCATCCCCGGGGTGACCTCCTCGATCGCCGCCCCGGAGCTCGCCGGCATCCCGGTCACCCACCGCGGACTGAGCCAGGGCTTCACCGTGGTGTCCGGCCACGTCGCCCCCGGCGACCCGCGCTCGGGCGTCGACTGGGCGGCGCTGGCCCGTTCCGGCACCACCCTGGTGATCCTGATGGGCGTGCACACCTTGCGCCGGATCTGCACCCGACTGCTCGCCGACGGCATGGACCCCGCCCTCCCGGCGGCCACCATCGCCGACGCAGGCCTGGCAGGTCAGCGGGTCGTCCGCTCCACCCTCGCCGCCCTGCCGGACGCGGTCGAGGCCGCCGGGATCGGCTCGCCGGCGGTCACCGTGATCGGTGCCGTCGCCGGTGGCGAACTGCCGGGGACGAGCGCACTGGCCGAGAGGGGCCTGGTCAGATGA
- a CDS encoding pyruvate dehydrogenase, whose product MKLAEQLVAQLRQAGVRRIYGIVGDSLNPIVDAVRRSGGSAAGGIDWVHVRHEEAAAFAAAADAQLTGELAVCAGSCGPGNLHLINGLYDANRSGAPVLAIASHIPSQQIGTEYFQETHPDRLFTECSVFNELVTDPTVFPRLVDSAMHHAIAERGVAVLTIPGDVADRDATVPTPAWHDVREASLTPDPAAVQELADLINAAETVAVFAGAGVEGAHDEVIELAEKIAAPIGHSLRGKDFIQYDNPYDVGMTGLLGYGAAAAGMEGADLLLLLGTDFPYDQFLPDTRTAQIDRNAATMGRRTGVDLAVQGDMVPTLRALQPLVERKTRRAFLQEMLKKHEKLMTSTVGAYAHKPARKRPIHPEYVANLLDEVAAEDAIFTADTGMCNVWTARYINPNGRRRLIGSFLHGSMANALPHAIGAQFAYPDRQVISVSGDGGLGMLLGELVTAQMYQLPITVVVFNNSTLGMVKLEMLVDGMPGYGTDVPPVSYAQVAKAIGYHAATVSEPKQIEPALKAALAHRGPSLVEVITDPDALSLPPAVTGEQLIGFATAMSRTVLNGGAGEVVSMARSNMRNIPRSWKL is encoded by the coding sequence GTGAAGCTCGCCGAACAACTCGTCGCCCAGCTCCGACAGGCCGGCGTCCGACGGATCTACGGGATCGTCGGAGACTCGCTCAATCCCATCGTCGATGCCGTCCGCCGCTCCGGTGGCTCGGCTGCCGGCGGCATCGACTGGGTCCACGTCCGGCACGAGGAGGCGGCCGCGTTCGCCGCCGCCGCGGACGCCCAACTCACCGGTGAACTGGCGGTCTGTGCCGGCTCCTGCGGCCCGGGCAATCTGCACCTGATCAACGGTCTCTACGATGCGAACCGCTCCGGTGCCCCCGTCCTGGCCATCGCCTCCCACATTCCCAGCCAGCAGATCGGCACCGAGTACTTCCAGGAGACCCACCCGGACCGGCTGTTCACCGAGTGCTCGGTCTTCAACGAGCTGGTCACCGACCCGACGGTGTTCCCGCGGCTGGTGGACTCCGCCATGCACCACGCGATCGCCGAGCGCGGTGTCGCCGTCCTCACGATCCCCGGTGACGTCGCCGACCGGGACGCGACGGTGCCGACGCCGGCCTGGCATGACGTCCGCGAGGCCAGCCTGACTCCCGACCCGGCCGCGGTGCAGGAGCTGGCGGACCTGATCAACGCCGCCGAGACGGTGGCCGTCTTCGCCGGCGCCGGCGTCGAGGGGGCGCACGACGAGGTGATCGAGCTGGCCGAGAAGATCGCCGCCCCGATCGGGCATTCGCTGCGCGGCAAGGACTTCATCCAGTACGACAACCCGTACGACGTCGGGATGACCGGCCTGCTCGGCTACGGGGCGGCGGCCGCGGGGATGGAGGGGGCCGACCTGCTCCTGCTGCTCGGCACCGACTTCCCGTACGACCAGTTCCTGCCCGACACCCGGACGGCCCAGATCGACCGCAACGCGGCCACCATGGGCCGGCGGACGGGCGTGGACCTGGCCGTGCAGGGCGACATGGTGCCCACCCTGCGGGCGCTGCAACCGCTGGTCGAGCGGAAGACCCGGCGGGCGTTCCTCCAGGAGATGCTGAAGAAGCACGAGAAGTTGATGACCTCCACGGTCGGGGCGTACGCCCACAAGCCGGCCCGCAAGCGCCCGATCCACCCGGAGTACGTCGCGAATCTGCTCGACGAGGTCGCCGCCGAGGACGCGATCTTCACCGCCGACACCGGCATGTGCAACGTGTGGACCGCGCGCTACATCAACCCGAACGGTCGCCGTCGGTTGATCGGCTCCTTCCTGCACGGGTCGATGGCGAACGCACTGCCGCACGCGATCGGGGCGCAGTTCGCCTACCCGGACCGGCAGGTGATCTCGGTGTCCGGCGACGGTGGCCTGGGGATGTTGCTCGGCGAGCTGGTGACCGCGCAGATGTACCAGCTGCCGATCACCGTGGTGGTGTTCAACAACTCGACCCTCGGCATGGTCAAGCTGGAGATGCTGGTCGACGGGATGCCCGGATACGGCACCGACGTGCCGCCGGTCAGCTACGCGCAGGTCGCGAAGGCCATCGGCTACCACGCCGCCACCGTGTCCGAGCCGAAGCAGATCGAGCCGGCGCTGAAGGCGGCGCTGGCCCATCGCGGCCCCTCGCTGGTCGAGGTGATCACCGATCCGGACGCGCTGTCCCTCCCGCCGGCGGTGACCGGCGAGCAACTGATCGGTTTCGCGACCGCGATGAGCAGGACCGTCCTCAACGGGGGCGCCGGTGAAGTGGTGTCGATGGCCCGCTCGAACATGCGCAACATCCCGCGGAGCTGGAAGCTGTGA
- a CDS encoding trypsin-like serine protease, producing the protein MRALITAFLASLLLVAGASPAHAITHGSLDGDDHPYVGMMVTYDVATRTELRCSGTLISARVFLTAGHCTSGQLMYTTVWFDAVPTPQSPGAVGGTPYAHPAYDPDAFYTHDVGVVILDRPVPMATYGRLPAADQLDALRPGGRTTFTSVGYGLQASFPEAASWKNQDDVARRVAHPRLLQINTGMPEVGDFGMLLSANADTGGTCTGDSGGPNFLGTSTVIAGVTSYTRNPACAGSSGVLRLDRPDILDWIGAMEASAGQ; encoded by the coding sequence ATGCGCGCACTCATCACGGCATTCCTCGCGAGCCTCCTGCTCGTGGCGGGTGCCTCACCGGCTCATGCCATCACGCACGGCAGTCTCGACGGCGACGACCACCCGTACGTCGGGATGATGGTGACGTACGACGTCGCGACCCGGACCGAGCTGAGGTGCAGCGGCACGCTGATCTCGGCGCGGGTCTTCCTCACCGCGGGGCACTGCACGAGCGGCCAGTTGATGTACACCACGGTGTGGTTCGACGCCGTCCCCACCCCGCAGAGCCCCGGCGCCGTCGGAGGGACGCCGTACGCCCATCCGGCGTACGACCCCGACGCGTTCTACACCCACGACGTCGGCGTCGTCATCCTCGATCGCCCCGTGCCGATGGCGACGTACGGCCGGCTTCCCGCGGCGGACCAGCTCGACGCGCTGCGGCCCGGCGGCCGCACCACCTTCACCTCGGTGGGTTACGGCCTGCAGGCATCCTTCCCTGAGGCCGCGTCCTGGAAGAACCAGGACGACGTGGCGCGCCGGGTCGCCCACCCGCGCCTGCTCCAGATCAACACCGGGATGCCCGAGGTCGGCGACTTCGGGATGCTGCTCTCCGCGAACGCCGACACCGGCGGCACCTGCACGGGCGACTCGGGCGGTCCGAACTTCCTCGGCACCAGCACCGTCATCGCCGGCGTCACCTCCTACACCCGCAACCCCGCCTGCGCAGGCTCGTCCGGCGTGCTGCGCCTCGACCGCCCCGACATCCTCGACTGGATCGGTGCCATGGAGGCCTCCGCCGGCCAGTGA
- a CDS encoding DUF3662 and FHA domain-containing protein, translating into MGVFDRFERKLEGAVSGAFARAFKGDVQPVEIAARLQRELDAEAKVVSRDRRLVPNEFTVFLSQHDYERLTPYGKTLSREIVPELKQHASSQGYIFNGPISITYELDTSLPTGKFTVVSQAVAGGTAGGGPAPAAGQGSPTPLHRTRLVLEVNGMRHPLTPPGFIIGRGTSADLRINDPGISRQHAEIKVSGTGDDQQVTIVDLGSTNGIIVNGQRVAQAILTEGSRIEIGSTRMLIHSPSTDQ; encoded by the coding sequence GTGGGAGTCTTCGACCGCTTCGAAAGGAAGCTCGAGGGTGCCGTCAGCGGTGCCTTCGCCCGCGCTTTCAAGGGCGACGTGCAGCCGGTGGAGATCGCCGCCCGCCTGCAGCGGGAGCTCGATGCCGAGGCCAAGGTCGTTTCCCGCGACCGCCGTCTGGTGCCCAACGAGTTCACTGTCTTCCTGTCCCAACACGATTACGAACGCCTGACCCCGTACGGCAAGACGTTGAGCCGCGAGATCGTCCCCGAGCTCAAGCAGCACGCGTCCAGCCAGGGATACATCTTCAACGGCCCGATCTCCATCACGTACGAGCTCGACACCTCGCTGCCGACCGGCAAGTTCACCGTCGTCTCCCAGGCGGTGGCCGGCGGGACAGCCGGCGGCGGGCCGGCACCGGCCGCCGGCCAGGGCTCGCCCACCCCGCTGCACCGCACCCGGCTGGTGCTGGAGGTCAACGGGATGCGTCACCCGCTCACCCCGCCCGGCTTCATCATCGGCCGCGGCACCAGCGCCGACCTGCGGATCAACGACCCGGGCATCTCCCGCCAGCACGCCGAGATCAAGGTCTCCGGCACCGGCGACGACCAGCAGGTGACCATCGTCGACCTCGGCTCGACCAACGGCATCATCGTCAACGGCCAGCGGGTCGCCCAGGCCATCCTCACCGAAGGCTCCCGGATCGAGATCGGCTCGACCCGGATGCTCATCCATTCACCCAGCACGGATCAGTGA
- a CDS encoding cobyrinate a,c-diamide synthase, giving the protein MVIDPSTPGTTDTPTAERPTTALARVVIGAPASGQGKTTVATGLMAALSREPYGLDVAGFKVGPDYIDPGYHQLATGRPGRNLDPWLQGEERIAPLLLHGALHTTAQHPTPARIAIIEGVMGLFDGKAETEGFASTAHVVELTESPVILTVDISHASRTIAATVGGLAAFEEGVKVEGIILNKAGSPRHADEVRRALRRLGIPVLGVLPRDEAIHVPSRHLGLVPAAERDEALEALDALARRISDEVDLARVVKIAMTAPRLSARPWDPAAVVHPPEAYAALPDATVAAPDTAGTDHPARPRIAVAGGRAFTFRYAETTELMEAAGCEPVEFDPLEDVALPPDTAGLYLGGGFPEVHAEGLSGNASMIASIREAIAAGTPTVGECAGLLYLCREVDGHPMVGAVDATAAMGPKLTLGYRDVDGTHGHEFHRTTTDPAAPTMPATVHASYLHVHWAGAPELAQEFCDAAHTYAASRPDLQHHGDTEVGDGLVDLAVNVRLPGPPDWMLAQITATLTGLGAYPDPTAAREALAAYHGVTPDMVLPTSGGAEAFTLIARAVPGERPVVVHPQFTEPEAALLAAGRTPHRHVLAPPFTLDTAALPDTDLLLVGNPTNPTSVLHDGEALRGLARPGRIVVIDEAFMDAVPGEHETQIDAEMTDLLVVRSLTKTWGLAGLRAGYVVGDPRLIARLAAQQPPWSVSAPALAAMIAATSDRARIESQLAVIGTTADRDHLVEALTGLGWDVVTPASGPFVLADTHDPTTRARLRARGFAVRRGDTFPGLGPGWVRVAVRPPAVIDALVEAARV; this is encoded by the coding sequence ATGGTGATCGACCCCAGCACCCCCGGAACCACCGACACCCCCACCGCCGAGCGCCCGACCACCGCGCTGGCCCGGGTGGTGATCGGCGCGCCCGCCTCCGGTCAGGGCAAGACGACCGTGGCGACGGGTCTGATGGCGGCGCTGTCGCGCGAGCCGTACGGCCTCGACGTGGCCGGCTTCAAGGTCGGCCCGGACTACATCGACCCCGGCTACCACCAGCTCGCCACCGGCCGTCCCGGCCGCAACCTCGACCCGTGGCTGCAGGGTGAGGAGCGGATCGCCCCGCTGCTGCTGCACGGCGCACTGCACACCACCGCCCAGCACCCGACACCGGCCCGGATCGCCATCATCGAGGGCGTGATGGGGCTGTTCGACGGCAAAGCGGAGACCGAGGGCTTCGCCTCCACCGCCCATGTCGTGGAGCTCACCGAGTCCCCGGTCATCCTCACCGTCGACATCTCCCACGCCTCCCGGACGATCGCCGCGACGGTCGGCGGCCTGGCGGCGTTCGAGGAGGGCGTGAAGGTCGAGGGCATCATCCTCAACAAGGCCGGCTCGCCCCGCCACGCCGACGAGGTGCGCCGCGCGCTGCGCCGGCTGGGCATTCCGGTGCTCGGGGTGCTGCCGCGCGACGAGGCGATCCACGTCCCGTCGCGACACCTCGGCCTGGTGCCCGCCGCCGAGCGGGACGAAGCGCTGGAGGCCCTCGACGCCCTCGCCCGGCGGATCTCCGACGAGGTCGACCTGGCCCGGGTGGTGAAGATCGCGATGACCGCCCCGCGACTGTCCGCACGGCCCTGGGACCCGGCTGCCGTGGTGCACCCGCCCGAGGCGTACGCCGCTCTCCCCGACGCCACCGTCGCCGCACCGGACACCGCCGGGACCGACCATCCCGCCCGGCCGCGGATCGCCGTCGCCGGCGGCCGCGCCTTCACCTTCCGCTACGCCGAGACGACTGAGCTGATGGAGGCGGCCGGCTGCGAGCCGGTGGAGTTCGACCCGCTGGAGGACGTGGCGCTGCCGCCCGACACCGCCGGCCTCTACCTGGGCGGCGGTTTCCCCGAGGTGCACGCCGAGGGGCTGTCCGGCAATGCGTCGATGATCGCCTCGATCCGTGAAGCGATCGCCGCGGGCACGCCGACCGTCGGGGAGTGCGCCGGCCTGCTCTACCTGTGCCGCGAGGTCGACGGCCACCCGATGGTCGGCGCGGTCGACGCCACCGCGGCGATGGGCCCGAAGCTGACGCTCGGCTACCGCGACGTCGACGGGACGCACGGCCACGAGTTCCACCGGACGACCACCGACCCGGCGGCCCCGACGATGCCCGCCACCGTTCACGCCTCCTACTTGCACGTGCACTGGGCGGGGGCACCGGAGCTGGCCCAGGAGTTCTGCGACGCCGCGCACACGTATGCCGCCTCTCGACCCGACCTGCAGCACCACGGCGACACCGAGGTGGGTGACGGGCTGGTCGACCTGGCGGTCAACGTACGTCTCCCCGGCCCGCCGGACTGGATGCTGGCACAGATCACCGCCACCCTGACCGGGCTGGGCGCCTACCCGGATCCGACCGCGGCCCGCGAGGCCCTGGCGGCGTACCACGGGGTCACCCCGGACATGGTGTTGCCGACCTCGGGCGGTGCGGAGGCGTTCACCCTGATCGCCCGGGCCGTCCCGGGCGAGCGACCGGTGGTCGTGCACCCGCAGTTCACCGAGCCGGAGGCGGCCCTGCTCGCCGCCGGTCGTACGCCGCACCGGCACGTCCTGGCCCCGCCGTTCACCCTCGACACCGCGGCGCTGCCCGACACGGACCTGCTGCTGGTCGGCAACCCGACCAACCCGACCAGCGTCCTGCACGACGGGGAGGCGTTGCGCGGCCTGGCCCGACCGGGGCGGATCGTGGTGATCGACGAGGCGTTCATGGACGCCGTTCCCGGTGAGCACGAGACCCAGATCGACGCTGAGATGACCGACCTGCTGGTCGTCCGTTCCCTCACCAAGACCTGGGGCCTGGCCGGGCTGCGGGCCGGCTACGTCGTCGGCGACCCCCGGCTGATCGCCCGGCTCGCCGCCCAGCAGCCGCCGTGGTCGGTCTCCGCCCCGGCGCTCGCCGCGATGATCGCCGCCACCTCCGACCGAGCCCGGATCGAGTCCCAGCTCGCGGTGATCGGCACCACTGCTGACCGCGACCACCTCGTGGAGGCCCTCACCGGCCTGGGGTGGGACGTCGTCACGCCGGCCTCCGGACCGTTCGTGCTGGCCGACACCCACGATCCGACGACCCGCGCGCGGCTGCGGGCACGCGGGTTCGCGGTCCGCCGCGGCGACACGTTCCCCGGTCTCGGTCCCGGCTGGGTCCGGGTCGCCGTCCGCCCGCCCGCCGTCATCGATGCCCTCGTGGAGGCCGCCCGTGTTTGA
- a CDS encoding cobalt-precorrin-6A reductase: protein MTVLILGGTREARTLAILLVDRGLDVISSLAGRVTTPALPAGEVRVGGFGGVEGLVAYERDHGITAVVDATHPFAARISANAAAAHQETGIPLLRLQRPGWETRPEAADWHWVDSTAEAVTTAERLGTRVFVTTGRKSLRAYAGWTDRYVLVRLVEPADWWVPTNWEVLVDRGPYDLESETALMRDRRIDVLTTKNSGGSLTEAKLQAAADLGIAVVIVRRPAAPEGIEQVEAPEEAADWVLTHA from the coding sequence ATGACCGTGCTGATCCTCGGCGGCACCCGGGAGGCGCGCACCCTGGCGATCCTACTGGTCGACCGCGGCCTCGACGTCATCTCCTCCCTCGCGGGACGGGTGACCACTCCGGCGCTGCCGGCCGGCGAGGTGCGGGTCGGCGGTTTCGGTGGCGTCGAGGGTCTGGTGGCGTACGAGCGCGACCATGGCATCACCGCGGTCGTCGACGCGACCCACCCGTTCGCCGCCCGGATCAGCGCCAACGCCGCGGCGGCCCACCAGGAGACCGGGATCCCGCTGTTGCGGCTGCAACGGCCCGGCTGGGAGACCCGCCCCGAGGCGGCCGACTGGCACTGGGTGGACAGCACCGCCGAGGCCGTGACGACCGCTGAACGGCTCGGCACGCGGGTGTTCGTCACCACCGGCCGCAAGTCGCTGCGGGCGTACGCCGGCTGGACCGACCGCTACGTCCTGGTCCGGCTGGTCGAGCCGGCGGACTGGTGGGTGCCGACCAACTGGGAGGTGCTGGTCGACCGCGGACCGTACGACCTGGAGTCGGAAACGGCGCTGATGCGGGACCGGCGGATCGACGTGCTCACCACGAAGAACTCCGGCGGTTCCCTGACCGAGGCCAAGCTGCAGGCCGCCGCCGACCTCGGCATCGCCGTGGTGATCGTCCGCCGGCCCGCCGCACCGGAGGGCATCGAGCAGGTGGAGGCGCCGGAGGAGGCCGCCGACTGGGTGCTCACCCACGCGTGA
- a CDS encoding FHA domain-containing protein, whose amino-acid sequence MSDILLTALKIGYLALLWLFILLAANVIRTDLFGRRMPTSELPAASAPRPGDGRRGGVPRAAAPIAPPPAPPARLVVTNGPHLGMAAEVDQAGTYVMIGRSPECAIVLEDDFVSTRHARVVNGDAGLYLEDLGSTNGTFVNGIRITGATIIGPADEIRIGRTILKLES is encoded by the coding sequence ATGTCCGACATCCTCCTCACGGCGCTGAAGATCGGCTACCTCGCACTGCTGTGGCTGTTCATCCTGCTCGCGGCCAACGTCATCCGCACCGATCTCTTCGGCCGACGGATGCCGACCTCCGAGCTCCCGGCCGCCTCCGCACCGCGTCCGGGTGACGGGCGACGCGGTGGGGTGCCCCGGGCCGCCGCACCGATCGCCCCGCCGCCCGCGCCGCCGGCCCGGCTGGTGGTCACCAACGGCCCGCACCTGGGCATGGCGGCGGAGGTCGACCAAGCCGGCACGTACGTGATGATCGGCCGATCACCGGAGTGTGCCATCGTGCTCGAGGACGACTTCGTCTCCACCCGCCACGCCCGGGTGGTCAACGGGGACGCCGGCCTCTATCTGGAGGACCTCGGCTCGACCAACGGCACGTTCGTCAACGGGATCCGGATCACCGGTGCGACGATCATCGGGCCGGCCGACGAGATCAGGATCGGGCGGACGATCCTGAAACTGGAGTCTTGA
- a CDS encoding MarR family winged helix-turn-helix transcriptional regulator: MEPEQTNAPQWLTAEERRAWLALGGVVLRLPTALDGQLRRDAGLRFFEYMVLAGLSEAPDRTRRMSELAAFAEGSLSRLSQVVAKLEHRGLVVRSPDPEDRRATLATLTDAGWDLVVRTAPGHVEAVRTYVFDALTDAQVPQLTAVAEQILQRTDPQHERPADR; the protein is encoded by the coding sequence ATGGAGCCGGAGCAGACGAACGCACCCCAGTGGCTGACCGCCGAGGAACGGCGTGCCTGGTTGGCCCTCGGCGGCGTGGTGCTGCGCCTGCCGACCGCGCTCGACGGCCAACTGCGACGCGACGCCGGACTGCGGTTCTTCGAGTACATGGTGTTGGCCGGGCTGTCCGAGGCGCCGGATCGTACGCGGCGGATGAGCGAGCTCGCCGCCTTCGCCGAGGGTTCGCTGTCGCGACTCTCCCAGGTCGTCGCCAAGCTCGAGCACCGTGGCCTGGTGGTCCGCTCGCCCGATCCGGAGGACCGCCGCGCGACCCTGGCGACGCTGACCGACGCGGGGTGGGATCTCGTCGTCCGGACCGCGCCTGGCCATGTCGAGGCCGTACGGACGTACGTGTTCGACGCGCTGACCGACGCCCAGGTGCCCCAGCTGACCGCCGTCGCCGAGCAGATCCTGCAGCGGACCGATCCCCAGCACGAGCGGCCCGCGGACCGCTGA
- a CDS encoding HAD-IIA family hydrolase — MHDTPVHSWLTDMDGVLVHENQAIPGAAEFIEALKRTERRFLVLTNNSIFTPRDLRARLARSGIDLPEENIWTSALSTAAFLADQSPGATAYVLGEAGLTTALHESGMILSDTEAEYVVLGETRAWSLPAITRAINLILGGAKFIATNPDPTGPSPDGILPATGAVAALITKATGIEPYYCGKPNPYMMRSGLNAIGAHSETTVMIGDRMDTDVISGLEAGMRTILVLSGITQREDIARFPFRPSRVLASVADIVPLVEQFA; from the coding sequence ATGCACGACACCCCCGTCCACAGCTGGCTCACCGACATGGACGGTGTCCTGGTCCACGAGAACCAGGCGATTCCCGGAGCGGCCGAGTTCATCGAGGCGCTCAAGCGCACCGAGCGGCGCTTCCTCGTGCTGACGAACAACTCGATCTTCACCCCGCGCGACCTGCGTGCCCGGCTCGCCCGCAGCGGCATCGACCTGCCGGAGGAGAACATCTGGACCTCCGCCCTGTCGACCGCAGCGTTCCTCGCCGACCAGTCGCCGGGGGCGACGGCGTACGTGCTCGGCGAGGCCGGCCTGACCACGGCGCTGCACGAGTCGGGGATGATCCTCTCCGACACCGAGGCCGAGTACGTGGTCCTCGGCGAGACGCGGGCCTGGTCGTTGCCGGCGATCACCCGGGCGATCAACCTGATCCTCGGCGGGGCGAAGTTCATCGCCACCAACCCGGACCCGACCGGCCCGTCACCCGACGGCATCCTGCCGGCGACCGGCGCCGTCGCCGCGCTGATCACCAAGGCGACCGGCATCGAGCCGTACTACTGCGGCAAGCCCAACCCGTACATGATGCGCTCGGGCCTGAACGCGATCGGCGCCCACTCCGAGACCACCGTGATGATCGGCGACCGGATGGACACCGACGTGATCTCCGGCCTGGAGGCCGGCATGCGGACCATCCTCGTGCTCTCCGGCATCACCCAGCGGGAGGACATCGCCCGGTTCCCGTTCCGGCCGAGCCGGGTGCTGGCCTCGGTGGCTGACATCGTTCCGCTGGTCGAGCAGTTCGCCTGA